The genomic DNA TGACTTTTCCAACTTAAATACAGGCATGCCTGAGAATTTACATTTACTTATGACTTGGATCTTCCAAGACAATAGTCAAGATTCTCAAGTTTTAATCACCGAATCCATTTTGCATTCTTAGGCACTAAAAAATGAAGTCAATAATGAGTATAGACTGAAATTATATCCATTATATAAAGAGATTTAACTTATAACTGGGAATGTGTCCGCTTCATAAAACCTTGccattagccatgtgtggtaaagtgaaattatatttataaaacgtTTTTAAGAGCTATGgtgttgattattttaaattattatttagctTATAATTTCTGTATGAGTAAAGACATTATcctatatttaaagtatatgaagGATTAACTGATTCTCAATGTCATTCACTTATGAAGCTGGACTTCCTCTAAGGCAGAAATTGAAATTGAGAAGGAAACAATAGATTAGATCAAACATGAGAAATCTGTGTTTCTTGTCcttaataatatttgtaaaaagcTGTCTAGGTGGGAAATCTGAAGTTCAATGTTAGGATGGTTCTTTCGAATGGGACCATATGGAACCTGGGCAGTAACAGAAGGTTAATTTGAGATTCTAGCCTCATGATTGCTAAATTAGACATCTTCTTCCACTAGGTGGCATCTCACAGTAACAAGTCTTAATAGATTTGAGATTTTTGCTTGTTTGACTTTTGGATGAGTAGAgagagatatatacatacataaattgaTTGACTTGACTGAGCACTTTTAAGTCTCGGAATTTACTATtaaaatttcatgaaaaagacaacaaatacaaacatatacatatataatttaattactGAAGCATTATATAGCACACGATCTAATGATGAAATAATACGTTAAGTAAATTAgaatatttctattaaataataGGTGTTCAAAGTATGTTGCAGAAAATTATTTTGACGTGGAAAATGGTTCATGATATATCCCTATGATAGAGCTAGTTAAACAAACAGTATTTTTTCACACAATTTTTATAATACTGATCTATATGaaataaacagcaaaaatgtATAACTgcacaattattaaaaattatcacTTTTGATTGCATATTTCAAGATGTCATCTCTTTAGTCGTTTAATGGGAGTTTCATGtttttctaagattttaaaaCTTGCAATCAAAATCTCATACAAAGTACATATCACATTGTTTCCACACGGGACCACACAAAATCTAAAATGTTCAAGAttctataattttctaaataagaataaaagcaagaaaataatacaaacctGATGATTAATAAGGTAGTAGaattataaacatgtatttttcaccaaaaataaaataataaatatcaaaacCATTTTCTACAATGCTAATGACACCATAAAGGAAGTCAGTTAAGTTCTATTATTTTCAGAAGTAACCTTGAGAAAGTATTATTCCCTGTAACAATTTGTATACTTTCTCAAATTGTATGCTCTTGTTTTTGATGGAGGATACCAGAAATTCATGCTGTCCTTATGATAAAAATCATGATAAATACAAACTatcatgataaaaatataaattattaaaatccaataaaacctaggtaaatataaatattggcTTATAAATATAATTCTTTATTAAAAGTGATTATCACTTTTGGAGGAAATGGCTGTTTTGTGACTGAACACAAAGGCAGCTGAAACATCTGGTCAAATCAGAATGAAGGAACTGCTCAAATATTATGgtaacatattaaaaagaaagaggagcaAGCTTAGAAGGCCCAAATATAGGAAAATTGGCACCAAAAAATGATAACAATGAAGTACAACCCATTGAATAAAACAAATCCATGAGTCTATactgatagatagatgataacaggtaggtagatagataatagataaatgaatgtagcatttttatattaaaatgccaTCTAATAAATGTAAAAGCAATTACATAGTTAGAACAACACATTTTGAACCATTACTAATAATTGAGTTAGCAAGATAACCAATGGATACTAAAATAGTGAAGTTATGAGGAACAAActacatatataataattttaatgggTACTCCAGAAACCAACTAGGAAAAAACAGTCACACAACGGAGATACCTGGGAGGCACCATCTTCACCAAGTGATCCAAATTAGCTCCACCCCAATAACAGCACAAATTAGCATCATATTCTTGCTCAGAATGCACACAGAAGAATACTGTTTTTCCTGCAGAAAGTAAATGATTTGAACAAAAACATTGAGGAATATTGTACACTCTCAAATTATTGGACATTATGCTGAAGAACTCTTCAAAACATCAGTATTCAGGAATGCACAAAAAGGCTGAGTAAATATTATAGATACAGGAGACTAAAGACAGATGACATTAGATATAATGCATAATCTTGGATTAGGTCCTGAACTCGTGTGGTTGGAGGGGGAGTATtgtatgttagagaaaagaaaCGTGTCAATGCCAATATTAAATTCTCTGATTTTAATACTTATATGGTAGTCAAGCTAGTGGGAATTAGTTTTTTCCCACTAGCTTACTAAGCTAAATCAGgaattttaagttaaatattatgCCTACCCTTCAATCTCAAAtggttcaaaaaataaaaattatataaagataataagagtaataataaatgttaacatGTGCTGAATCTGCATGAAAATAAGTGGGAGTTCTTTGCAAAATTTGACACTGtaagtttaaatttatttcatcattaaATTCTAGAAACAAGTAACAAATCTTGGGAGCTTGAAGGGGCTTATCTAATAGGAACAAGGATAAAGCCTTTATCTTGGTTCATTTTCAGATAAAAACTCaagtttttttacttttctatcaTACTTCAGTTCTTGACAGACTGCCATTAAGGAATGGGAGGCAACCAATCATGGGTCACAGAATTCATCCTGGTGGGATTCCAGCTCAGTGCAGAGAGGGAACTGCTCCTCTTCTGGATCTTCTCCCTGTTATATATTTTCAGCCTGATggcaaatggcatgatcttgggacTCATCTGTTTAGACCCCAGTCTGCACACCCCCATGTACTTCTTCCTCTCACACCTGGCCATCATCGACATGTCCTATGCTTCCAACAATGTTCCCAAGATGTTGACAAATCTGATGAACAAGAAAAGAGCCATCTCCTTTGTTTCATGCATCGTGCAGACATTCTTGTATTTGGCTTTTGCTGCTACCGAGTGTCTGATTTTGGTGGTGATGTCCTATGATAGGTATGTGGCCATCTGCCACCCTCTCCAGTACACTGTCATTATGTCCTGGAGAGTGTGCACGATCCTGGCTCTCATGTCCTGGTCATGTGGGCTTGCCCTGTCCCTAGTACATGCAATTCTCCTTCTAAGGTTGCCCTTCTGTGGGCCCCGGGATGTGAACCACCTCTTCTGTGAAATTCTGTCTATCCTCAAGCTGGCCTGTGCTGACACCTGGGTTAACCAAGTGGTCATATTTGCTGCCTCTGTGTTCGTCTTGGTCGGGCCTCTTTGTCTGATGCTGGTCTCCTACATGCACATCCTCTGGGCCATCCTGAAGATCCAGACAAAGGAGGGCCGCAGAAAGGCCTTCTCCACCTGCTCCTCCCACCTGTGTGTGATTGGACTCTTCTTTGGTATAGCCATGGTGGTCTATATGGTCCCAGACTCTAATCAACGAGAGGAGCAGGAGAAAATGCTGTCGCTGTTTCACAGTCTCTTTAACCCAGTGCTGAACCCCTTGATCTACAGCCTGAGGAATGTTCAGGTGAAGGGTGCCCTCCACAGAGCACTGCAGAGGATGTGGTCTATGTAAGGAGTGGACAGAGTGTTAGTTGGATAGGGCATTGCTTTTAAACCTATGATTTGCTCAagcaaaaacagaattttttttcaattagaagTTGGATATAAATAtgataatttttctaattctggcTCTGAAAATAGGACGTTACAGTGAAAAAATAACATATTATATTTTACAGTACCCTTCCCACTGAAAACTCTATGGAGTATGAACCCAGTTTCtgcattaaatttctttttgagagtCACTCCTATTTGGAGAGTGGAAGACATGGAAAAGCTATTTTCCTTTGGAATTTGCAtcattttctcagtattttattgaaaatctcccagtttgaaagaaaagcaaactaaacTCAAAGCAAGCATAAAGCAATATGGTTTAGgatgcatataaataaaatagaaaaatgaaaaagaataagaaaatcgatgaaaacaaaagtatttctttgaaaagattaagaaaattgacaaactttaGCTAGATttaccaacaaaaaaatgaaagacccAAATTACTAAAATTAGGAATATAGAAAACATCATTAGCAATCTTACAGATATAGAAAAGTTTATAAAAGAACACTGTGAACAACTCTATGTGAACAGCTAGAAACTTACATAAAAGGAAGAATTCCGAGAAAGACACAATCTATCAACTCagtcaaaataaagaatctgaatAGATTTCTAAAAAGTAAAGAAGTTGTATTAGTAATTTTAAATCTTGCACCAAATAAAGTTGTCAATCACATTGCTGTAATAGCaaataataacttaatttttaaaaataatactatttctTCATAAAAATCTCCCCAAAATGGAAGAAAACGGAACATTCCCAACttgttctatgaggccagtatcacttgataccaaaaaacaaagacatcacaggaaatgaaaactatagaccaatttCTTTACGAATATAGAtggaaaaatcctcaataaatattagcaaaccaaatgtAGCAAACATAATTATCAAATGAGATTTATTCAAAGAATGAAAAGTTGTTTAAACATTAAAACTCAATGTAATAGACcatgttaataaaataaagaaaataaaacatatctcATTATATATACTAAAGGCATTTGACAATTCCAAAATCCTTTCCTGACCCCCTCCCCAggtccctgccacacacacaccagactAGAAATATAAGGGAACTTCAAGCTGATAAAGGGTAAACAAGAAAACCACAGCTAAAATTACAGTTAATTGTTGGACTGGGATGCTTTCCCTATAAGAAACATCATCAAAGTAGTCCTTTGTTGCTGCTTCTCTTTGGCATTAgagtggaagttctagccagagcaaaatgagaaaaagaaataaaaggcatccagattggaaaggtgTAAGGTGAAATGATCTTGTGCATAGAAAATTCTTAGGAATTTCTTAAAAATCAGCTCAAACAAATAAATTCCACAAAGTTGCAGAATAAAAGTTTCATACTCAAATATCGGTTGTATTTCTGTCAAGAAACTGAGCTTGACACGTCTGATTTTCCAAGTGTGTGAGTAACCAACTTAAGCAACTAGCTAAAATGAAAGCAACAGTCAAGTGTTTAATCATTTACTGTGATAGCATAAGCAAGAGGTTGATGTCGAGTAAGTTCCAACTCCCACACTGTTTCATCTATCACTGTGGAGCTGCACTGGGCAAAGGTTGGGTGGGTCAACACAGAAGTAGGAATCATCTCACTGCTGAAGGAGCCCCAGGCAAAAGGACCTAATATTTTATGGGCCTGAGAAtacaggagaggagagaagagggagagagaaatactGAGTCAGAGTAGAGAACAGGTGTCTTCAGGGTCTCCCCCTCTCTCCATAAGATCTGTGCCAAGCCTGTCTAACTCAACTCACTCAAAAGTAAACAGATAATTTGAATAGACTTATAATAAAGTTGAATTAgtcattttaaaacttacatcAAATAAGGCCATCAATCACATTGCTGTCATGGCAAAttatacctaattttaaaaaagaataattaatactATTGCTTCATAAACATCtctcaaaatagaagaaaatggaacATTTCTCAACTTATTCTATAAGGCCAGTATCACTTGATACCAACTAATCAAAGAAATCACAGGAAATGAAAGCTATGTTTCCAAAGACCTTTTAATCAAATGCTTGATGTGGCTTTCGGGGTATTCAATAACAGGGACAAGCCTGAAGAGGCTGAAAGAACCCTGTGTGGCAAATGATGGGATAGACAACAAGCCCAAATGATAGCAGTCACTTAAGCAGCACCCTGCAACCTCAGGGTCACCCAGGGGGATATTTCACCCACAGACCAAACTAGCCTAATAGCAAACCTGAAGGTAATCGTTACTCCTTTACGTGTGGGAAGCCAAGACATTGGAGGAAGAGCTATCCCAGTCAGGGCATCCCACTCAGACCCTGTTCTCAAAGTAGGCAGTAGAGTCATTGGAAAAGGGATTGCCCTGAACtgtgaaggaagaggaagacacCTTATGCCATAATGGCCCTAACTGAGGACTGGCGATGATAACTGAGGGCTGGAGGATCCAGAGGTCCCTAGTGACTCCCACAAAAGGCATAGTAAGGAGTCTTGGGTGACTCTAACATGGCAGGTAAGAGTATTAATTTCTTAATTGACATGGGGGCCAGTTACTCTGCCCTAAAAGGCCACCCTGGGCTCTTATCCTCCAAAAAGTGTACTGTTATGGGTGTTGATGACACCCTAAAATCAAAGAACAAAGCATTTCTCTACAAAAGCATTTTTATCTAACTTAATCAGAAAGCCATTGTATTTAGGTTTTGGTcagtataattctttttttaaaattttttattgcattttaggttttgaggtacatgtgcagaacgtgcaagacagttgcataggtacacacatggcagtgtgttttgcttccattctccccttcacccacatttgtcatttttccccaggctatccctccccagctcccccccagccctcccctttttcccccaatagaccccagtgtttagtactcccctccctgtgtccatgtgttctcatttttcatcaccctcctatgagtgagaatatgcggtatttcattttctgttcttgtgtcagtttgctgaggatgatgttctccagattcatccatgtccctacaaatgacatgaactcatcatttttgatggctgcataatattccatggcgtatatgtgccacattttcccaatccagtctatcattgatgggcatttgggttggttccaggtctttgctattgtaaacagtgctgcaatgaacattcgtgtgcatgtgtccttatagtagaacgatttatagtcctttggatatatacccagtaatgggattgctgggtcaaatggaatttctatttataaggccttgaggaattgccacactgtcttccacaatggttgaactaatttacactcccaccaacagtgtaaaagtgttcctatttctccacatcctctccagcatctgttgtctccagattttttaatgattgccattctaactggcgtgagatggtatctcaatgtggttttgatttgcatctctctaatgaccagtgatgatgagcattttttcatatcatttttggcctcatatatgtcttcttaatcttttaaaaaataaaatgtgccgGTTAGAAtgtcgatcattaaaaaatctggaggcaacagatgctggagaggatgtggagaaataggaacacttttacactgttggtgggagtgtaaattagttcaaccattgtggaagacagtgtggcgattcctcaaggacctggaaatagaaataccatttgacccagcaatcccattactgggtatatatccaaaggaatataaatacttctattataaagacatgtgcacatatatgttcactgcagccccgtgtacaatagcaaagacctggaaccaacccaaatgaccatcaatgatagactgaactaggaaattatggcacatatacaccatggaatacgatgcAACTGTAAGAAAcaatgagtttttgtcctttgcagggacatggatgaatctggaatcatcattctcagcaaactgacacaggaacaggaaaacaaacactgcatgttctcactcatagtcaggtgttgaacaatgaggacacagggacacagggaagggagtatcacacactggggtctgttgaggggggccaagagagggacagtgggggcagtggggaggttagggagggataatatggagagaaatgccagatgtaggtgtcagggggatggaggcagcaaaccacattggcatgtgtgtacctatgcaacaatcctgcctgatctgtacatgtaccccagaacccaaagtacaataaaaaagaacccCCCCTGCTGTGCCTCCCTtggcaccccccaacagaccccagtgtgtgatgctcccctccctgtgtccctgtgttctcattgttcaacacctgccagtaagtgagaacatgtggtgtttgattttctgttcttgtgtccgtttgctgagaatggtggtttccagatttatatatatatctttatgattATAAGTGAGTAACTATGAGATTatgtatgattatataaaggaataactatgtgcctacatttctaattctcttctaaatcaatatttatatgggaacaggctgaggcttcagacccttgccacAGCACTTGCAGGGTTTCCCCACTACATTTACGGAAAGTgccaaagaggaaaacaaaaactgcCAACCAAGAATGCTTAAATGGCAAAgctgtccttcagaaatgaaggagagataaagacttccccagacaaacaaaagctaaggcAACTTATCACCACTAAACCTGCCTTACAATAACAATTGAAGGGAGTTCTTCAACCTAAAAGAAAAGGACCCTAATTGGTAACATGAAACATGAAAGGAGATAACTTAATGATAAAAGAAGTACACGGTCTaattcagaatactctaataCCATAATGGTGGTGTGTTTAATGGTTATAACCTATAAATTATAACCTATAAAATTTAATGGTTATAATTCAACCTTTAAACTAAAGATATAAGTAATTAGTTTGTcaagaaaataatcaagaaatcaagaaaataaattataaactattaaaaattacTACAATAATTTGTTAAGGGATATGTAACACAAAAAGATGTAAATGATGACatcaaatattcaaaatgtttggGGGCAgggaatagaataaaaatgtagtGCTTTCTCAGAAATCTGtgggacaaaaaataaaaaataaataaatttaaaatgtagagcTTTTGTGACAAAAGAATTTGTTATCAACTTCAAATAAACTGTTATAACTATAGGATACTTTTTGTAAGTGTTATAGTAACCACAATTCAAAACTCTataatagaaactttaaaaagtgaaaaacaaagaattaaaacatacTATTAGGGAAAATCAATtaaccaaaaaaggaaaacaataagagagaaatagagaaacaaatatatatatatcaggaaagaaaccataaaatatatataatatataccccACTTTTGGCAATGGACAAATTATCTAGGAACAAAATGTTAAACTATACTccagaccaaatggacctaacaaacatatacagaatgaaggacaaaagccAAACAATCATTTCAATACatacagaaaaggcatttggcaaaattcagtatccattcatgattttaaaaaaagacctcTCAACAAATTAGAAGTAGCAGGAATAAACCTCAACCCAATAAAGGCcgtgtatgacaaacccacagataACATTGTACTCAATGGGGAAAAATtggaagcttttcctctaagatctagaAAATGACAAGGATTCCCACACTTTCCACTTCTAGTCAAAATAGTATTAAAAGTACTAGCCACAcaaattattcagaaagaaatacAAGGTATTCAGGTTGGAAAAGAAGGAgttaaattgtccctgtttgcagatggcatgatgttatatatttaaaaatctctaaagTTTCACTAGACAACTCTTGGAACTAatgaatgaattcagtaaagttgtagggtacaaaatcaacaaacaaaaattagtagtatttctatacacgAGcagcaaaatatctgaaaaagaaatcaagaaaataatcctATTAACAATAGCTTACAAAATAACATATTTAGGAAGAAATTCAGCAAAGGAGATGATATTtctgtacactgaaaaccataaaacatgaTGAAACAAATCAAAGAtatgccattgcacccagcctgcagtgattctttttaattggttttaagatggctttatgcttttaaaaatctccaaGGACTTGAAGAGATTTTATGTGGCTATTTGTTAATAGTTACTATTATAGTACAAATTAAAACATCATCATAAAGcatttgctttttattcatttaaaaataataatcccattataagataatatatgtaaCATGTATTAAACATAGCTTTTATAAAGCCAGATAAACTGAAAAGGTTGCATTGTTtcacatttttgtaaaattatttgtcTGTCTTACCAAATGGCTAGATCTGTAAGTTTTCTGCTGTATCTGGTCTTTTATAATTTCAAACATCACATAACATTTGGAATACTTCATTACACTGTCACAAGAGAGCATGAGTGGAAGAAGCTAATGGTATCAAATTATTATtagaaaaactttgttttttgaaacttAATAAGAGCTCAGCAACTGTTGTTTATGGCCATTATTTCACTTTGTTGTTTATGGCTGTATTTCCCTTTCCTCATTCTGAGCACATATTCCACTTCAGACAGAGATACGCCTTGGTGTTGGGAGATCAATTCCTTTTCAGGGTTGCCGTAACAGGTTCTATGGGAACCAAGACACAATCTCTCTTACACCTTCATGAGAACTAAAGAGATGTGTGAATTCATAAAACCGTAGCAATTTTACATGTTTGGATACTGCAATTTGTGATATTTCTCTCAAGTTATGTACTCTTGAGATATTTGAAAATCTGTGTGCATACAGTGTAACGCCAAGATGTGTCCCGACTATTTTCTACAATTTTTCTCCAAGGACAAGCAGACACAATCTTTGCTCTCCTCCAGAGAGAAGAGTGAGGGAGCAATTTGTTTCCCCTTATGGAAAAGATAGAAAGATATGAGCTCTCACAATCCTGCGTATTTAGTTCCTAGCTGACTCTAAATAAAACCCTTTCTCCTTGAGGTTTAATTTATACTCTATTTTGATAGCATGAACAAGTGGAGTAAATGCTGCCGAATCTGGGATTTGTTCCTCTGGAGTCAGCTAGAGCTTCTTATAGCACGTAACTCATCTCTGTAGTGTTTATTCCAGTTCAGAGTTTATCCCTGAGGAATATCTAGTGCTTACACCTTCTTAAGCAGAAGAGATTTATTTGCACTGTGAGATAGTTTTCAGTACAGCTAAAGTAGGACAGAGTGGCAGCAAAAATCCTCATGGCTATGCGGAGAGGAATGACACTCCTGGGTGGCATATCCTAAGTTCTTTCTACCTCAAAGTTTGTGTACCAGGCAGAGGAAATAGAAATCTAGATGGTTCCCACTCCCATCCAGGTTCAGGAGGTTCTCCCTGCCATGCTGTGGCCAGGAGCCTTCTGATTGCTCAGCAACTTTCTCATCATCACCTCCCAGTGTGGATGGATGGTGGTCATCTAAATTAACCCAACTCTGTTGATTGAGAAGGCAACTGGAAGTAAGAGAAGCTTCAAATACAGGCATTACTTCTGGGTAAGGATCTTTGGGATAATCCAAAAGGATAAAAGGATcacagatggatagatgatagatagatagatgatagatagatagatagatagatagatagatagatagatagatagatagataggataGACAGGCagacaggaaggcaggcaggaagactgatagataaatagaaagatagataATTACATAtggataatatatttattatatagattatatacatatgtaatcaaGCACAAATGaagatattcagagaaacttttgTTACtggaaaataaagttttgttaGAAGTTGCAGTAAATTCTTTCCCTTGCAGAAGCAGTATAAGAGGTAAGTTTGCAATGTagttatttttgaaacttttctaaGCTATTACTCTCAATTGTCAAAAATTATTCGACTCAGAAATTACTGTATGTGATACAGGATTTGTCCTAccacaaaacagaacagaatgagTGCCAATTCATCTGATTAGAGTTGAATCAGAAGAAATAGCATAAAGCACCCTAGCTCTGTTACAGGACTATCCTGGGGAGGATTGTACACACTGACCCTGCATACAACTGCTTTCTGCATTTCTGCTATTCTATTGGCTCTATTGGAAGGAAAAAACTTAGTTGGGTACCTTAAATTTTTCTCCTGTACTTCAGTGCTGCACTTTctaaagagttttgctctttcttcagtattattttcatgtttattttttaacagtgaaataaaaatgatggCAATGGAAATAAAGGATTTAATAAATCagagacaaaaataattaaactaaaaagttaagATGCTACTATactcattttttatattacagGAATTATCTCTAGTTGTAGCAAAAATTCATGTTACAAACTTCATGCACATTTGTTTAAAACTTGcaaaatatattgatatttataGATCTAAAACTGACTCTCATTTGTGTTTGAGCCATTGCTCTTAAGATGCCTCTGCCCATAAAATGTATGCCTCTCTATGGCTGCTAGTTTGCAAAAGGTCACATCGCCTTCAAGCTCTTCAAGGtccctttttactttattttactttctcatAAACTAACTTTCCAATAAAGCAATTATCCTGAAACAGTCC from Callithrix jacchus isolate 240 chromosome 11, calJac240_pri, whole genome shotgun sequence includes the following:
- the LOC100415497 gene encoding olfactory receptor 2A2 is translated as MGGNQSWVTEFILVGFQLSAERELLLFWIFSLLYIFSLMANGMILGLICLDPSLHTPMYFFLSHLAIIDMSYASNNVPKMLTNLMNKKRAISFVSCIVQTFLYLAFAATECLILVVMSYDRYVAICHPLQYTVIMSWRVCTILALMSWSCGLALSLVHAILLLRLPFCGPRDVNHLFCEILSILKLACADTWVNQVVIFAASVFVLVGPLCLMLVSYMHILWAILKIQTKEGRRKAFSTCSSHLCVIGLFFGIAMVVYMVPDSNQREEQEKMLSLFHSLFNPVLNPLIYSLRNVQVKGALHRALQRMWSM